In the Candidatus Electrothrix sp. GW3-4 genome, one interval contains:
- the glmS gene encoding glutamine--fructose-6-phosphate transaminase (isomerizing) has translation MCGIVGYTGNRKVIPVLLEGLRRLEYRGYDSAGLVYQYQNALVKFRAAGKLINLEGAVDEYIGADAHTGLGHTRWATHGAPTEDNAHPHSDCTGELVVVHNGIIENYGQLKQELLADGHRFSSDTDTEVLAHLIEKYLEDDLVTAVRTALARVDGSYALGVMWLQDPGRLVAARNQSPLVMGVDADACYLASDIPALLPYTKEVIFLDDHELAVLAKGSYTIMGIESGQEISKEVKTINWNAAMAEKAGYKHFMLKEIYEQPQAVLNTVSGRIVPDTGEIDLPEIGLSDEELRGIERIALVACGTSWHAALVAKYWIEKWAGIPVDVDIASEFRYRRLLLNERVLTVSISQSGETADTLAGIRLAASLGSRVVTICNVVGSTMTREADGVIYTHAGPEIGVASTKAFTCQLSALFLFTLYLGQVRQTIDRDTLKELGAALVDIAAVIDATLPVMQEQIREMIEGYYDAKDFLFIGRGLNFPIALEGALKLKEISYIHAEGYAAGELKHGPIALIDKDMPVMALVPQDSVYQKTISNVEEIRARQGRLLLIGTVGDKHLAELTDDILYLPKVHEELNPLLYTIPAQLLSYEIANRRGCDVDQPRNLAKSVTVE, from the coding sequence ATGTGTGGAATAGTCGGTTATACCGGGAATCGAAAGGTCATACCGGTATTGCTGGAAGGGTTACGCCGTTTGGAGTATCGAGGATACGATTCAGCCGGTCTCGTTTATCAATATCAGAATGCATTAGTGAAATTTCGGGCTGCCGGGAAACTGATCAATCTGGAAGGGGCGGTTGATGAGTATATCGGGGCAGACGCTCATACCGGTCTGGGGCACACCCGCTGGGCCACCCACGGAGCACCGACAGAGGATAATGCCCATCCCCATTCTGACTGTACAGGTGAACTGGTGGTGGTGCATAATGGGATTATTGAGAATTACGGTCAGCTCAAGCAGGAACTCCTCGCAGATGGGCATCGCTTCTCCTCAGACACCGATACCGAGGTCCTGGCTCATTTGATTGAAAAATACCTTGAAGACGATTTGGTGACTGCTGTGCGCACAGCCTTAGCCCGGGTTGACGGCTCTTATGCCTTGGGTGTGATGTGGTTGCAGGACCCGGGCAGACTCGTTGCTGCCCGTAACCAGAGCCCCTTGGTCATGGGCGTGGATGCCGATGCCTGCTATCTGGCCTCGGATATCCCGGCCCTGCTTCCCTATACTAAGGAGGTTATCTTTCTTGATGACCATGAATTGGCCGTGCTTGCAAAAGGCTCCTATACTATCATGGGGATTGAAAGCGGGCAGGAAATTTCCAAAGAGGTCAAGACGATTAACTGGAATGCTGCTATGGCCGAGAAGGCAGGCTATAAGCATTTCATGCTCAAAGAGATCTATGAACAACCTCAGGCTGTGCTCAACACGGTGAGCGGTAGGATTGTCCCGGATACAGGAGAAATTGACCTGCCCGAGATCGGCCTTTCTGATGAGGAACTGCGGGGTATTGAGCGCATTGCCTTGGTGGCCTGTGGAACCTCCTGGCACGCTGCCTTGGTCGCTAAGTATTGGATTGAAAAATGGGCTGGTATTCCGGTGGATGTGGACATTGCCTCGGAGTTTCGTTATCGCCGACTCTTGCTTAATGAGCGGGTCCTGACTGTCTCCATCTCCCAATCCGGAGAAACCGCAGACACCCTGGCAGGTATCCGTTTGGCAGCCTCACTGGGTTCCAGGGTGGTGACTATCTGTAATGTGGTCGGCTCCACCATGACCAGGGAGGCAGATGGTGTGATCTACACCCATGCTGGCCCCGAAATCGGGGTGGCCTCCACCAAGGCCTTTACCTGTCAGCTCTCGGCCCTTTTCCTGTTTACCCTGTACCTTGGCCAGGTGCGGCAGACCATTGACCGGGACACGCTCAAAGAGCTGGGAGCAGCGCTCGTTGATATTGCTGCCGTGATTGACGCAACCCTGCCGGTCATGCAGGAGCAGATTCGGGAGATGATTGAAGGCTATTATGATGCAAAGGATTTTCTTTTTATTGGTCGGGGCCTGAATTTCCCTATCGCCCTGGAAGGTGCCCTCAAGTTGAAGGAGATCTCTTATATTCATGCAGAAGGCTATGCTGCTGGTGAACTGAAACATGGGCCTATCGCTTTGATCGATAAGGACATGCCGGTGATGGCTCTGGTGCCGCAGGACTCGGTGTATCAGAAAACCATCTCCAATGTGGAAGAAATTCGGGCCCGCCAGGGGAGACTCCTGCTGATCGGCACAGTGGGTGATAAGCATCTTGCTGAATTGACCGATGATATCCTTTATCTGCCTAAGGTTCACGAAGAACTTAATCCCCTGCTCTATACCATTCCGGCTCAGCTGCTCTCCTATGAGATCGCCAATCG
- a CDS encoding dual CXXC motif small (seleno)protein translates to MQCKKCNAKLEVNRQCRRVRLKCRNCQQEYQIHEVAADLDAETEKLLEQYTCIIYD, encoded by the coding sequence ATGCAATGCAAAAAATGTAATGCTAAACTGGAAGTGAATCGGCAATGTCGTCGGGTCCGCCTGAAATGCCGAAACTGTCAACAGGAATACCAGATTCACGAGGTGGCAGCGGATCTGGATGCGGAAACCGAAAAACTGCTGGAGCAGTACACCTGCATTATCTACGACTGA
- the pyrE gene encoding orotate phosphoribosyltransferase translates to MNTADERKRLKELLLEKSYRQGTFTLTSGKTSDFYIDGKQTTLDAEGGYLCGRLLFELIKEAPEKIGSVGGMTLGADPLVTAVSVVSHLEGSAIPAFIVRKEAKGHGTGNYIEGKNNLEPGSSVALVEDVVTTGGTLIKVIERVENEGFTVGLVVTVVDREEGGAEVLAQAGYPLKAIFTRTELMG, encoded by the coding sequence ATGAATACAGCGGATGAACGAAAGAGACTAAAAGAATTACTCCTTGAAAAATCATATCGCCAGGGTACTTTTACCCTGACCTCAGGAAAAACGTCAGATTTTTATATTGATGGCAAGCAAACTACCCTGGATGCTGAAGGTGGGTACCTCTGCGGCCGTCTCCTCTTTGAACTGATCAAAGAGGCTCCAGAAAAAATCGGGAGCGTTGGCGGTATGACCTTAGGTGCAGATCCTCTGGTGACCGCAGTCTCCGTTGTCAGCCATTTAGAAGGCAGCGCGATTCCTGCTTTTATAGTTCGCAAAGAGGCCAAGGGGCACGGTACAGGCAATTATATAGAAGGAAAGAACAATCTGGAACCTGGGAGCTCTGTCGCGCTGGTTGAGGATGTGGTAACTACGGGTGGAACCCTGATCAAGGTTATTGAACGGGTAGAAAATGAAGGCTTTACAGTTGGCCTTGTTGTGACGGTGGTTGATCGAGAGGAAGGCGGTGCGGAAGTACTTGCTCAGGCTGGCTACCCCTTAAAAGCCATTTTTACCCGAACAGAGCTTATGGGTTAA
- the ilvC gene encoding ketol-acid reductoisomerase has product MANYFNTLPLRLQLEELGQCRFMDASEFNGVEALKGKKIVIVGCGAQGLNQGLNLRDSGLDVAYTLREAAIQEKRQSWKNATENDFKVGSYEEMLPDADLVINLTPDKQHSKVIEAVMPFMKKGACLSYSHGFNIVEEGMQIREDITVVMVAPKSPGTEVREEYKRGFGVPTLLAVHRENDPQGIGWDIAKAYACGTGGDRAGCLESSFVAEVKSDLMGEQTILCGMLQTGSLLCFEKMVEQGIDAAYAVKFIQNGWETITEALKHGGITNMMDRLSNPAKIRANELAEELTQVMAPLFHKHMDDIMSGHFSKTMMADWAKDDADLLNWRKETGETEFEKIDAADVEITEQEYFDKGILMVAMVKAGVELAFDTMVSAGIKEESAYYESLHELPLIANLITRKKLYEMNVVISDTAEYGCYLFNHAAYPLLQDFMKTVNSDVIGKGLDVKDNGVSNVELIEVNEAIRYTGVEIIGEELRSYMGAMKPII; this is encoded by the coding sequence ATGGCAAATTATTTTAATACCCTGCCCTTGCGGCTTCAGCTGGAAGAACTGGGCCAATGTCGTTTCATGGACGCCTCGGAATTTAATGGGGTGGAAGCCCTGAAAGGTAAGAAGATTGTTATTGTCGGTTGTGGAGCCCAAGGCTTGAACCAGGGCCTGAACCTGCGTGACTCTGGTCTGGATGTCGCCTATACCCTGCGTGAAGCGGCAATTCAAGAGAAGCGTCAGTCCTGGAAGAATGCCACAGAGAATGATTTCAAGGTAGGCAGCTACGAAGAGATGCTCCCGGATGCGGACTTGGTCATCAACCTGACCCCGGATAAGCAGCACTCCAAGGTTATTGAAGCGGTTATGCCCTTTATGAAGAAGGGGGCTTGCCTGTCCTATTCTCACGGTTTTAATATTGTTGAGGAAGGTATGCAGATCCGCGAGGATATCACGGTTGTTATGGTGGCTCCGAAATCTCCTGGAACCGAGGTCCGTGAAGAGTACAAGCGCGGTTTTGGGGTCCCGACCCTGCTGGCCGTCCATCGCGAGAACGATCCCCAGGGCATTGGCTGGGATATTGCCAAGGCCTATGCCTGCGGTACTGGCGGAGATCGGGCAGGCTGCCTGGAGTCCTCCTTTGTTGCTGAGGTCAAGTCCGACTTGATGGGTGAGCAGACCATCCTCTGCGGTATGCTGCAGACCGGCTCGTTGCTGTGCTTTGAAAAGATGGTTGAGCAGGGTATTGATGCAGCCTACGCCGTGAAATTCATCCAGAACGGCTGGGAAACCATTACCGAGGCCCTCAAACACGGCGGTATCACCAATATGATGGATCGGCTCTCTAATCCGGCTAAGATTCGTGCCAACGAGCTGGCGGAAGAGTTGACCCAGGTTATGGCGCCACTCTTTCATAAGCATATGGACGATATCATGTCCGGGCATTTTTCCAAGACCATGATGGCAGACTGGGCCAAGGATGATGCGGACCTGCTGAATTGGCGGAAGGAGACCGGTGAAACCGAGTTCGAGAAGATTGATGCTGCGGATGTAGAGATTACTGAACAGGAGTACTTTGACAAGGGGATCCTGATGGTGGCCATGGTCAAGGCGGGCGTTGAACTGGCCTTTGATACGATGGTTTCAGCAGGTATCAAGGAGGAGTCAGCCTATTACGAGTCCCTGCATGAGCTGCCGCTGATTGCCAACCTGATCACCCGTAAGAAGCTCTATGAGATGAACGTGGTTATCTCGGATACGGCGGAATACGGTTGTTACCTGTTCAATCACGCCGCCTATCCCCTGCTGCAGGATTTCATGAAGACCGTGAACAGCGATGTCATCGGCAAGGGCTTGGATGTGAAGGATAATGGGGTCAGCAATGTGGAGCTGATTGAGGTCAATGAGGCCATCCGCTACACCGGGGTGGAGATCATCGGTGAAGAACTGCGTTCCTATATGGGCGCGATGAAACCAATTATCTAA
- a CDS encoding NUDIX domain-containing protein — MMMSTQDKKKTGCGTTNNIRKKAGVVTYRYSENNQEPLVLLVSARKVKGSWVFPVGGIDPGETPEIAAARECEEESGYCVEIGKELAPIESCNGPQPALFIFFLATVSGEKESWETDRTREWVPLSQAKDRLPSFFHSVAEEAARYLTEQQKNS, encoded by the coding sequence ATGATGATGAGTACTCAGGATAAGAAAAAAACAGGCTGTGGCACCACCAACAACATACGGAAAAAGGCAGGTGTTGTTACCTATAGGTATAGCGAGAATAATCAGGAGCCCTTGGTACTCCTGGTCTCGGCCCGCAAGGTCAAAGGGTCGTGGGTCTTTCCTGTTGGTGGAATTGATCCTGGAGAAACTCCAGAAATCGCAGCTGCCCGGGAATGTGAAGAGGAGTCCGGCTACTGTGTTGAGATTGGCAAGGAGCTGGCACCGATTGAATCATGCAATGGTCCCCAACCAGCCCTTTTCATCTTCTTTTTAGCCACAGTATCAGGGGAGAAGGAGTCCTGGGAGACCGACAGGACCAGGGAATGGGTTCCTCTTTCCCAAGCAAAAGACAGGCTGCCCTCCTTTTTTCATAGCGTGGCAGAGGAAGCTGCTCGCTACCTTACTGAGCAGCAAAAAAACTCCTAA